A window of Stutzerimonas stutzeri genomic DNA:
GCGAGGCCGACCAGCCCGGCGCGCCTCGGCAGCAAAACGAGGGCGCGGGTGACTGGGGGCAGTTGCCGGCCCAGGCGCAGCCGGTGGGCGCACGGCGTGAGCCACCGCAATGGCCAAAAAAGTCCTGAGCATCCGCCCACGCAACGCCCGCGGCGTGGATGCACGAGCAGCACCGGGCAACCTGAACGGCGGTCGGCAGGGCGCCGCTCGCAGTGGCGCAGCGGGACGGATCGACTGGGCAGCCACCTTTTTGCTCAATGGGCGACCGCACCGCCGTGAAGATCTGGTGATGCGCCCGCGCAGCCTGCGGGCAAGCGAGCTGTGGCTGGTCATCGTCGATGCTTCGGGCTCGACGCGTCGACATGGCGCGCTGAGCAAGGCCAAGGGGCTGCTCGGCGAAGTCTTCGAACAGGCCCGGCGTAAACGTGTCCGTCTGGCTTTGATGCAGGCCAACGGAACGCGCGCCGATTGGGTCTGGCCGGGCCGCAAGGTCGAAGCTGCACAGCAGCAATGGCTGGCTGATCTCGGTGCCGGAGGCGGTACGCCCTTGCTGGACGCACTGCGGCAGGCGGCTGAATGGCAGACGCGTCGGCAACGGCTGAAGCCCGCCGAGCAGCATCGATTGCTGGTCTTCACCGATGGCCGGCTGCGTGACGTGGACGCCCTGAAACCGAGCCGTTGTCCGGCCCTGCTGGTGGATATCGAGAGTTCGCCGATTCGCCTCGGCCGCGCACGGCAATTGGCCGAGCAACTGGGCGCGGAGTATCGACACATCGATACGCTCGCGGCCCTCAATGACAAACTTTGAACAACAAACCCTGAGCGCAATGGAGCCGGAATCCGTGAAAACCCTATTGATTATCGGCATTGGCGCAGGTGATCCCGACTTTATGACGGTTCAGGCGATCAAGGCGCTGAACCGCGTCGACGTGTTTTTCCTGATGGACAAGGGCGCCTCGAAGGACTCGCTCATTCATCTGCGCAAACACATTTGCGAACGCTTCATCGAAACGCCGGGGTATCGCTTCGTCGAGGCGGAATGCCCCGAGCGCGTTCGAGGCGTCGCTGACTACCGGGCCAGCGTTGTCGACCTCAATCAGGACAAGCAGCGGGTATTCGAGCAGATGGTTCACCACGAATTGGCCGACGGTGAGGTGGGCGGTTTTCTGGTCTGGGGGGACCCGGCGCTGTATGACAGTACGCTGCGTATCGTAGAGGACATCGTGCAGGCCAGCCCGGAGCCGATCAGCTACGAGGTGATTCCTGGTATCACCAGCCTGCAAGCGTTGGCAGCCCGGCATAAGGTCTGCTTCAACAGCATTGGCCAGGCCTTTCAGGTCATGCCCGCCCGGCGACTGGCCGAAGGCTTCCCCGAGGGGCTGGACAGCGTGCTGGTGATGCTCGATGCGCGGGACACCTATTGCCTGTTCGTCGATCAGGAGATGGATATCTACTGGGGCGCATACGTGGGCACTGCGGATGAAGTGCTGATTGCCGGAAAGGTCGGGGAGGTTGCGGAGGAGATTCGCAGCACCCGCGCCGCGTTGCGCGAGCGGCATGGCTGGATCATGGACAGCTACTTGCTGCGGCGCCGCAGCGCTGACGAGGCGTGATCGCCAGCGCTGGGCAAGCCTAGATCAGGCGGTCGCGAGTGTTTTCACCGTGGTGAAACGGCTGATCAGCGGGTTGTCGCCATAGCGCTTGAGCGTACGTACCACCAGGCAGGTAAACAGCGGCTCGAGCAGCACCAGTGGCAGGTAGGACACGGCAAACAGCGCCCAATTCTGCAGCGGCGTGGGTTCGTTACCCAGCGACAGCCAGAAGCCGACCATCAGCACCACGCCGCCGTAGAACGCGGCGTCGAACTTGACCACCTCGGCCCAGCGGATGACGCGTCCGCCTTCAGCGAAGAAGTGCCGACCGAGCAGGCCATGGGCGGCGATCAGCGGAAGGATCAGCGACAGCGAGTTGACTGCCAGGTGCACCAGATCGGTCGGCTCGAACAGCAGCCCTTGCAGCAGCAGGCCGATGGCGAATCCGAACAGCGTCGGCACGAAACCGAAGATCACATACACCGCCGACGCG
This region includes:
- a CDS encoding energy-coupling factor ABC transporter permease — encoded protein: MHIEPGVLNAAKIVFANAAAVSTLAVFLPKLMWRPDIWMKTLLAALFFSVFMEVFHMPVGASELHFVGASAVYVIFGFVPTLFGFAIGLLLQGLLFEPTDLVHLAVNSLSLILPLIAAHGLLGRHFFAEGGRVIRWAEVVKFDAAFYGGVVLMVGFWLSLGNEPTPLQNWALFAVSYLPLVLLEPLFTCLVVRTLKRYGDNPLISRFTTVKTLATA
- the cobF gene encoding precorrin-6A synthase (deacetylating) is translated as MKTLLIIGIGAGDPDFMTVQAIKALNRVDVFFLMDKGASKDSLIHLRKHICERFIETPGYRFVEAECPERVRGVADYRASVVDLNQDKQRVFEQMVHHELADGEVGGFLVWGDPALYDSTLRIVEDIVQASPEPISYEVIPGITSLQALAARHKVCFNSIGQAFQVMPARRLAEGFPEGLDSVLVMLDARDTYCLFVDQEMDIYWGAYVGTADEVLIAGKVGEVAEEIRSTRAALRERHGWIMDSYLLRRRSADEA
- a CDS encoding vWA domain-containing protein; amino-acid sequence: MAKKVLSIRPRNARGVDARAAPGNLNGGRQGAARSGAAGRIDWAATFLLNGRPHRREDLVMRPRSLRASELWLVIVDASGSTRRHGALSKAKGLLGEVFEQARRKRVRLALMQANGTRADWVWPGRKVEAAQQQWLADLGAGGGTPLLDALRQAAEWQTRRQRLKPAEQHRLLVFTDGRLRDVDALKPSRCPALLVDIESSPIRLGRARQLAEQLGAEYRHIDTLAALNDKL